The following are from one region of the Paraglaciecola sp. L1A13 genome:
- the dnaG gene encoding DNA primase, whose translation MNGRIPREFIDDLIARTDIVEVVDNRVKLKKAGRNYQACCPFHNEKSPSFTVSQDKQFYHCFGCGAHGNVISFLMEYDRLEFPEAIEELAQYHSIDVPREKNSTPAPTPAQKQQKSDDYELMETVSRYFSQQLKVHADKDKAIDYLKKRGLSGEVVKAFGIGYAPTEWDAVLSTFGRTPEAQQQLLDLKLITENDNRRRFDFFRERIMFPIRDKRGRIVGFGGRVLGDGTPKYLNSPETRIFHKGNELYGFYQAKQAYRNLPRVMIVEGYMDVVALAQFDIKYAVASLGTATTAEHIQMLFRTTSEVVCCYDGDRAGREAAWRALENALPYLKDGVEMKFLFLPDGEDPDTLVRQIGKDAFEQKLMIDAVPLSKFFFDNLLQRHHIGSAEGKAALKAEAMPMIEQIQGENQRAILTSELSKHMGDQNRHRLEQDVAKADQHKAGAKLDFTALNKAKISPVRMMIRLLLDQPGIAVQCQHTNPAALGNMQIPGLDFLNELFQFCLAKPDANTAHVLEYFREHPQSKNLSKLLSWEYAEENQVMVFKDSFAKLLDWHFKSRMDELLSKSRLGNLSVDEKQELNLLVKEQK comes from the coding sequence ATGAACGGCCGTATACCTCGTGAATTTATTGATGATCTTATCGCACGCACCGATATAGTTGAAGTGGTGGATAATCGCGTTAAGCTCAAAAAAGCGGGTAGAAACTATCAGGCTTGCTGCCCCTTTCATAATGAAAAAAGTCCTTCTTTCACCGTAAGCCAAGACAAACAGTTTTATCACTGCTTTGGTTGTGGCGCTCATGGCAACGTAATTTCCTTTTTAATGGAATACGATCGTTTAGAATTTCCAGAAGCAATTGAAGAGTTAGCTCAGTATCACAGTATCGATGTGCCCCGAGAAAAGAACTCTACTCCCGCGCCGACTCCAGCGCAAAAGCAGCAAAAATCCGACGACTATGAGCTAATGGAAACCGTATCTCGATACTTTTCCCAACAGCTTAAAGTGCACGCTGATAAAGATAAAGCCATCGATTACTTGAAGAAACGTGGGTTAAGTGGCGAAGTTGTCAAAGCCTTTGGGATTGGTTATGCCCCTACTGAGTGGGATGCTGTACTAAGTACCTTCGGCCGCACGCCAGAGGCTCAACAACAATTACTTGACCTGAAATTAATTACAGAAAACGATAATCGACGTCGTTTTGATTTCTTCCGCGAACGCATTATGTTTCCCATTCGGGATAAACGCGGACGAATTGTTGGCTTTGGTGGCCGCGTGTTAGGTGACGGTACGCCTAAATACCTTAACTCCCCTGAAACGCGTATTTTCCATAAAGGCAACGAGCTTTATGGCTTTTATCAAGCTAAACAGGCTTATCGCAATTTGCCTCGCGTGATGATAGTTGAGGGCTATATGGACGTGGTCGCCCTTGCCCAATTTGACATAAAATATGCAGTCGCCTCTCTGGGCACCGCTACCACTGCCGAACATATACAAATGCTTTTTCGTACCACTAGTGAAGTCGTGTGCTGTTACGATGGAGACCGAGCAGGCCGCGAAGCAGCCTGGCGGGCATTAGAAAATGCACTACCCTATCTAAAAGATGGGGTTGAAATGAAATTCCTATTTCTACCCGATGGTGAAGACCCTGATACCTTGGTACGTCAAATCGGCAAAGACGCTTTTGAGCAAAAATTAATGATTGATGCTGTTCCTTTATCGAAATTCTTTTTTGATAATTTACTTCAGCGTCATCATATTGGCAGTGCTGAAGGTAAAGCCGCGTTAAAAGCAGAAGCGATGCCTATGATTGAACAAATACAAGGTGAGAATCAGCGCGCTATTCTGACCTCTGAGCTAAGTAAGCATATGGGCGACCAAAATCGTCATCGCTTAGAGCAAGACGTTGCAAAAGCGGACCAACATAAAGCCGGCGCTAAGTTGGATTTTACAGCGCTCAATAAGGCTAAGATATCACCGGTCAGAATGATGATTCGTTTGTTGTTAGACCAACCTGGGATTGCAGTGCAATGCCAGCACACGAACCCCGCAGCACTGGGCAATATGCAAATACCTGGATTAGATTTTCTTAACGAACTTTTTCAGTTTTGCCTTGCTAAGCCTGACGCCAATACCGCCCATGTTTTAGAGTATTTTAGGGAGCATCCTCAAAGTAAAAATTTATCTAAATTATTAAGCTGGGAGTATGCCGAAGAAAATCAGGTTATGGTCTTCAAAGACAGTTTTGCCAAGTTACTAGATTGGCATTTTAAGAGTAGAATGGATGAGTTGTTGTCAAAATCGCGCTTAGGAAATCTTAGCGTAGATGAAAAACAAGAGTTAAACCTACTTGTAAAAGAACAAAAATGA
- a CDS encoding GatB/YqeY domain-containing protein, whose translation MSLLDDLKNAQKDAMRAKDKIRLGTIRMALAAVQQREVDERIKLNDSDVIALLTKMVKQRKDAASQFGQANRQDLVAIELAEIDILHTFLPQPLSEEEISTLIDQAMVDTQASGMQDMGKVMALLKPKVLGRADMGKLSGQIKAKLA comes from the coding sequence ATGTCCTTGTTAGATGATTTAAAAAATGCCCAAAAAGACGCAATGCGCGCTAAAGACAAAATTCGTCTTGGCACTATTCGCATGGCGTTAGCAGCGGTTCAACAGCGTGAAGTTGATGAGCGTATAAAGCTCAACGACAGCGATGTCATTGCTTTGCTTACTAAGATGGTAAAACAGAGAAAAGACGCTGCGAGTCAGTTCGGACAAGCTAATCGTCAAGATTTAGTGGCGATAGAGCTTGCCGAGATCGATATCTTGCACACTTTTTTGCCTCAGCCTTTGAGCGAAGAAGAAATCAGCACCTTGATTGACCAAGCGATGGTTGATACACAGGCAAGCGGAATGCAGGATATGGGCAAGGTCATGGCGTTGCTAAAACCTAAAGTATTAGGTAGAGCTGACATGGGTAAATTAAGCGGTCAAATAAAAGCTAAGTTAGCTTAG
- the rpsU gene encoding 30S ribosomal protein S21 — MPIVKVRENEPFDVALRRFKRSCEKAGVLSEVRRREFFEKPTWERKRKKAAAKKRLLKKLSRENARRIRLY, encoded by the coding sequence ATGCCAATCGTTAAAGTTAGAGAAAACGAACCATTTGACGTAGCGTTGCGTCGTTTTAAACGTTCATGTGAAAAAGCAGGTGTTCTTTCAGAAGTTCGTCGTCGCGAATTTTTTGAAAAACCTACTTGGGAACGTAAGCGTAAGAAAGCAGCAGCTAAAAAACGTCTTTTGAAGAAGTTGTCTCGCGAAAACGCACGTCGCATAAGATTGTACTAA
- the tsaD gene encoding tRNA (adenosine(37)-N6)-threonylcarbamoyltransferase complex transferase subunit TsaD has protein sequence MRVIGIETSCDETGIAVYDEHQGLLSHQLYSQVKLHADYGGVVPELASRDHVRKIVPLIKQALLDANCTQKDIDGIAFTKGPGLVGALLVGSSVARSLAFAWDIPAIGVHHMEGHLLAPMLDEPAPEFPFVALLVSGGHSMMVRVDGIGQYEILGESVDDAAGEAFDKTAKLLGLDYPGGPLLAKMAEKGEAGHYAFPRPMTGRPGLDFSFSGLKTFAANTIRSSDQSEQTKANIAFAFQEAVVDTLAIKCKRALKQTGLKRLVIAGGVSANKQLRVEFDLMMKKLQGTVFYPRLEFCTDNGAMIAYAGLKRLKAGEHEGLSTKAQPRWSLDELPAI, from the coding sequence ATGCGCGTTATTGGTATTGAAACATCCTGTGATGAAACAGGCATCGCCGTTTACGACGAACATCAGGGCTTATTATCCCATCAACTCTATAGTCAAGTAAAGCTGCACGCAGATTATGGTGGTGTGGTACCCGAACTCGCATCCCGAGATCATGTGCGTAAAATTGTCCCGCTTATCAAGCAAGCCTTATTAGACGCCAATTGCACTCAGAAAGACATCGATGGGATTGCGTTTACCAAAGGACCTGGATTAGTAGGCGCTTTGTTAGTGGGGTCATCTGTTGCGCGTAGTTTAGCATTCGCTTGGGATATTCCAGCAATCGGTGTGCATCATATGGAAGGGCATTTGCTCGCGCCTATGTTAGACGAACCTGCCCCCGAGTTTCCATTTGTTGCCTTACTGGTATCAGGCGGTCATTCAATGATGGTACGTGTTGATGGTATTGGCCAATATGAAATTCTGGGTGAATCTGTCGATGACGCCGCCGGTGAAGCCTTCGATAAAACTGCCAAGTTACTTGGACTGGATTATCCTGGTGGGCCATTGTTAGCTAAAATGGCAGAAAAGGGCGAAGCAGGTCATTATGCATTTCCTCGGCCGATGACAGGCCGACCAGGACTAGATTTTAGTTTTAGTGGTTTAAAAACCTTTGCGGCAAATACCATTCGAAGTTCTGACCAGTCTGAGCAAACCAAGGCGAATATTGCTTTTGCGTTTCAAGAAGCGGTAGTAGATACGCTTGCCATCAAATGTAAGCGAGCATTGAAGCAAACAGGTCTAAAAAGATTAGTGATTGCAGGCGGAGTAAGTGCTAACAAGCAACTCCGTGTTGAATTCGATTTAATGATGAAAAAGCTCCAAGGTACGGTCTTTTATCCACGCTTAGAATTTTGTACTGATAACGGTGCTATGATCGCTTACGCGGGTTTGAAACGCCTTAAAGCAGGTGAGCATGAAGGACTATCGACTAAAGCGCAGCCTCGTTGGTCTTTAGACGAATTGCCCGCCATTTAA
- the plsY gene encoding glycerol-3-phosphate 1-O-acyltransferase PlsY, whose product MTSLSILIFCSAYLLGSISSAVLICRLFRLPDPRNTGSNNPGATNVLRIGGRLPAALVLIFDVLKGTLPVYLGYFLGLSPIVLGLVGLAACLGHIYPLYFNFKGGKGVATAIGAMLPLGWELSSILLGCWLVMIFISGYSSLAAIISVSLAPIVTWFIKPDYTVPVTMLCLLIIVRHKQNITRLLNGQESKVWDKGRTKE is encoded by the coding sequence ATGACGTCACTTAGCATTTTAATTTTTTGTAGCGCTTATCTTTTAGGCTCAATATCCAGCGCGGTATTGATCTGCCGTTTATTTAGGCTACCAGACCCAAGAAATACGGGCTCGAATAACCCCGGAGCCACAAATGTACTGCGTATTGGCGGTAGGCTACCCGCAGCCTTAGTGCTTATTTTTGACGTATTAAAAGGCACCCTGCCGGTTTATCTGGGATACTTTTTAGGATTATCCCCCATCGTGTTAGGGCTTGTAGGATTAGCAGCGTGTTTAGGGCATATTTATCCGCTGTATTTCAACTTTAAAGGCGGAAAAGGTGTGGCGACCGCCATCGGAGCGATGTTGCCTTTGGGATGGGAGTTATCCAGTATTCTGCTTGGTTGCTGGCTAGTAATGATCTTTATTAGCGGTTATTCATCATTGGCAGCCATAATTTCGGTCAGCCTAGCACCGATTGTTACTTGGTTTATTAAACCGGACTATACCGTGCCTGTGACTATGCTTTGCTTACTTATCATCGTACGTCACAAGCAAAATATTACCCGCTTGTTAAATGGTCAAGAAAGTAAAGTCTGGGACAAAGGTAGAACCAAGGAATAA
- the folB gene encoding dihydroneopterin aldolase: protein MDKIYIEGLEVQSLIGVYDWERDAKQRLLVDIVLFSDLNKPALSDNVTDTLNYAEVADAVSAVAENSTFALIEALALAMIEQIFKQFPVQKITLKLSKPDILPTATNVAVEFTRERKE from the coding sequence ATGGATAAAATTTACATTGAAGGCTTAGAGGTTCAGTCTCTAATAGGCGTGTACGATTGGGAGCGGGATGCGAAGCAGAGATTACTGGTCGATATTGTATTGTTCAGTGATTTAAATAAGCCGGCGTTAAGTGACAACGTAACTGACACCCTGAATTACGCTGAAGTGGCTGATGCAGTGTCAGCCGTGGCCGAAAATAGCACATTTGCACTTATAGAAGCGTTGGCGCTGGCCATGATAGAGCAAATATTCAAACAATTTCCAGTGCAAAAAATCACCCTTAAACTAAGCAAGCCAGATATTCTGCCTACTGCGACAAATGTGGCGGTAGAGTTCACTCGTGAGCGCAAAGAATGA
- the folK gene encoding 2-amino-4-hydroxy-6-hydroxymethyldihydropteridine diphosphokinase, with amino-acid sequence MISEKICQHSIFISVGSNINREQHIKSGLDAMHRAFGDLTLSSVYESKSVGFDGNNFYNLVVQATTEHSIAEVVNILKNIEAKNLRTRESKKFAPRTLDLDLLTFDDVIMQVPMELPRAEILYNAFVLQPLAEIAPEVEHPLVKKSYLTLWQQYDKSQQQLWPITFTWSASRQ; translated from the coding sequence ATGATCAGTGAAAAGATATGTCAGCACAGTATTTTTATCAGTGTAGGTAGCAATATTAATCGAGAGCAGCATATAAAATCGGGTCTAGATGCTATGCATAGGGCGTTTGGTGATCTCACACTGTCGTCGGTTTATGAAAGCAAGTCGGTAGGGTTTGACGGCAATAATTTTTATAATTTAGTCGTGCAAGCGACCACCGAGCACTCTATTGCTGAAGTTGTTAATATTTTAAAAAACATTGAAGCGAAAAATTTACGCACACGGGAAAGTAAAAAATTTGCCCCGCGCACACTCGATCTTGATTTACTGACATTTGACGATGTCATTATGCAAGTACCTATGGAACTTCCTCGCGCGGAGATCCTATATAATGCCTTTGTATTGCAGCCACTAGCGGAAATTGCACCTGAAGTAGAACATCCGCTCGTTAAAAAAAGTTACCTTACACTTTGGCAACAATACGATAAGTCCCAACAACAGTTATGGCCAATTACATTTACATGGAGCGCTAGTCGCCAATGA
- a CDS encoding undecaprenyl-diphosphate phosphatase: MTLTEIIILAIIQGITEFLPISSSAHLILPSVLLGWDNQGLAFDVAVHVGSLLAVMIYFRGDIGRMLVAWFGSGFSRNQTDDSRLAWWVIIATIPALIFGFAGKAFIEEYARSALVIACTTIGFGLLLWYADKKAALNKHIYDMTWKSALIVGMAQAVALIPGTSRSGITMTAGLMLGLDRESAARFSFLLSIPVILGAGLLATLDLVSSPDAVDWNALLFGAALSFVSAYACIYLFLTWISRMGMTPFVIYRMVLGAILLWFVFA; this comes from the coding sequence ATGACTCTTACTGAAATTATTATTCTTGCAATTATCCAAGGTATTACTGAGTTTTTACCTATTTCGAGCTCAGCTCATCTTATTTTACCCTCGGTACTCTTAGGTTGGGATAATCAAGGGTTGGCGTTCGACGTCGCTGTTCACGTGGGTAGTTTACTCGCTGTTATGATTTACTTCCGTGGCGATATCGGCCGCATGCTGGTGGCTTGGTTTGGTTCAGGTTTTAGCCGCAATCAAACAGATGACAGTCGTTTAGCTTGGTGGGTTATTATTGCTACTATTCCGGCGTTAATTTTTGGTTTTGCTGGTAAAGCCTTTATTGAGGAATATGCACGTTCGGCGCTGGTAATAGCTTGCACAACCATCGGCTTCGGTTTGCTATTATGGTATGCCGACAAAAAAGCAGCACTGAATAAACATATATACGATATGACATGGAAAAGCGCTCTTATTGTGGGCATGGCGCAAGCTGTGGCGCTTATACCGGGTACGTCGCGTTCAGGGATCACCATGACTGCAGGGTTAATGCTAGGCCTTGACCGAGAGAGCGCCGCTCGCTTCTCATTTTTGTTGTCGATACCTGTGATCTTAGGTGCTGGGCTATTGGCCACTCTGGATTTAGTCAGTTCACCCGATGCCGTTGATTGGAATGCATTACTTTTTGGCGCCGCATTATCTTTTGTTAGCGCGTATGCATGTATTTATCTATTCCTAACGTGGATTTCACGTATGGGCATGACGCCATTTGTGATCTATCGCATGGTGTTAGGTGCGATCCTATTATGGTTTGTATTCGCTTAA
- a CDS encoding histidine triad nucleotide-binding protein, translated as MSDTIFTKIINKDIPAEILYEDDIALAFKDINPQAPMHFLVIPKKAIATINDIEREDREMVGHLSWVAAHILKEHGLAEQGFRTVMNCNEYGGQTVYHIHLHVLAGKPLGWPPYSDKLKIE; from the coding sequence ATGAGTGACACTATTTTTACTAAGATCATTAACAAAGACATCCCCGCAGAGATTTTATATGAAGATGATATCGCTTTGGCGTTTAAAGATATTAATCCTCAAGCGCCGATGCACTTTTTAGTTATACCGAAAAAAGCGATTGCCACTATCAATGATATTGAAAGAGAAGATCGTGAAATGGTTGGGCATTTATCATGGGTTGCGGCCCATATACTCAAAGAGCATGGTTTAGCGGAACAAGGGTTTCGAACAGTAATGAACTGTAACGAATATGGTGGACAAACTGTGTACCATATTCACTTACACGTTTTGGCTGGAAAACCCCTTGGTTGGCCGCCCTATAGTGACAAGCTAAAAATCGAGTAA